One Petrotoga sibirica DSM 13575 genomic window carries:
- a CDS encoding SDR family NAD(P)-dependent oxidoreductase: MAGRLEGKVAIITGAARGMGKAEAELFAKEGAKVVVADILDNEAKEVADKINKDGCEAMAVKLDVSKADDWKKVVDQVTEKWGKVDVLVNNAGILSMNGVEGTTEEEWDRVMNINAKSQFLGIKYVLPAMKKATKGSIINISSIYGLIGSGAAVAYHASKGASRLLTKTVAAELAKYNIRVNSIHPGVIRTPMTDEILKDEQAAKGLLGTTVLGRPAEAEEVANGALFLASDESSFMTGSELVIDGGYTAL; the protein is encoded by the coding sequence ATGGCAGGAAGATTGGAAGGAAAAGTCGCTATTATTACAGGAGCCGCAAGAGGAATGGGAAAAGCTGAAGCTGAACTCTTTGCAAAAGAAGGTGCAAAGGTTGTTGTTGCCGATATTTTAGACAACGAAGCTAAAGAGGTAGCAGATAAAATTAACAAAGATGGATGCGAAGCAATGGCTGTGAAACTTGACGTTTCAAAAGCTGATGACTGGAAAAAAGTTGTTGATCAGGTAACTGAAAAATGGGGGAAGGTTGATGTATTAGTAAACAACGCAGGTATTTTGAGTATGAACGGAGTAGAGGGAACAACAGAAGAAGAATGGGATCGTGTAATGAACATAAACGCAAAGAGTCAATTTTTGGGTATAAAGTATGTTTTGCCAGCTATGAAGAAAGCAACAAAGGGTTCTATAATCAACATTTCATCTATTTATGGGCTCATAGGTAGTGGAGCTGCTGTTGCTTACCACGCTTCAAAAGGCGCATCAAGATTGTTAACAAAGACCGTTGCAGCTGAACTTGCTAAATACAACATTAGGGTGAATTCAATACATCCTGGTGTAATAAGAACACCGATGACTGATGAAATACTAAAAGACGAACAAGCGGCTAAAGGACTTCTTGGAACTACCGTACTAGGTAGGCCTGCTGAAGCTGAAGAAGTTGCCAATGGAGCTTTGTTCTTAGCTTCCGATGAATCCTCATTCATGACAGGTTCTGAATTGGTTATTGATGGAGGATACACTGCATTATAA
- the ackA gene encoding acetate kinase — protein MKVLVINSGSSSIKYQLLEMDTEKVLAKGLVERIGIEGSRIIHRKNEGKYVIEKAIKNHEEGLKEVLDLLTSEDYKVISSLKEIDAVGHRVVHGGERFSSSVIIDKESLDAIEMMSFLAPLHNPANVMGIKAAMDLLPNVPQVGVFDTSFHQTMPNTSFLYAIPYEYYEKYKIRRYGFHGTSHKYVSRRAAEILGKDIKTLKIITSHIGNGASIAAVKNGQSFDTSMGFTPLEGLVMGTRSGDIDPAIVSFLAQEEGLTAKEVIGILNNKSGVYGITKGFSSDMRDIEDKALEGDKVCRLALDIYEYRIAKYIGAYAAAMNGVDVIVFTAGVGENSPVTREEICEKYLTYLGVKIDKEKNNFKGLERVISTPDSKVTVLVVPTNEELMIARETKELVSTKN, from the coding sequence ATGAAAGTTTTAGTAATCAACTCAGGGAGTTCTTCAATTAAATATCAACTTCTTGAAATGGATACAGAAAAAGTTTTAGCCAAAGGATTGGTTGAAAGAATAGGCATAGAAGGATCAAGAATCATCCATAGAAAAAACGAAGGAAAATATGTTATAGAGAAGGCTATAAAAAATCATGAAGAAGGTTTAAAAGAAGTTTTAGATCTCTTAACTTCTGAAGATTACAAGGTTATTTCATCTCTAAAGGAAATAGATGCAGTTGGACATAGAGTGGTGCACGGGGGTGAAAGATTTTCTTCTTCTGTTATTATTGACAAAGAGTCTTTGGATGCAATTGAAATGATGTCTTTTTTGGCGCCGTTGCACAATCCTGCAAACGTCATGGGAATAAAAGCAGCGATGGACCTTTTACCCAATGTGCCACAAGTTGGGGTATTTGATACTTCTTTCCACCAAACTATGCCAAATACTTCTTTCTTGTATGCAATCCCGTATGAGTACTACGAAAAATACAAGATTCGACGTTATGGGTTCCATGGTACGAGTCATAAATATGTTTCAAGAAGGGCAGCCGAAATATTGGGAAAAGATATAAAAACACTTAAAATCATAACCTCACACATTGGAAATGGGGCATCCATTGCCGCTGTAAAAAATGGTCAATCTTTCGACACTTCAATGGGATTCACTCCTTTAGAGGGTTTAGTTATGGGAACAAGAAGTGGGGATATAGATCCTGCCATTGTTTCATTTCTGGCTCAAGAAGAGGGATTAACAGCAAAAGAAGTTATAGGAATATTGAATAATAAAAGTGGAGTCTATGGAATAACGAAAGGTTTCTCAAGTGATATGAGGGATATTGAAGATAAAGCATTAGAAGGAGATAAAGTTTGTCGTCTTGCACTTGACATTTATGAGTACAGGATAGCCAAATATATTGGAGCTTACGCTGCAGCGATGAACGGTGTAGATGTTATAGTGTTTACCGCTGGCGTAGGAGAGAATTCTCCAGTAACAAGGGAAGAAATATGTGAAAAGTATTTAACTTACCTTGGTGTAAAGATAGATAAAGAGAAAAACAATTTTAAAGGCTTAGAAAGGGTCATAAGTACTCCCGATTCTAAGGTAACTGTGTTGGTAGTTCCAACAAACGAAGAACTTATGATAGCAAGAGAAACCAAAGAATTGGTTTCAACCAAAAATTAA
- the lspA gene encoding signal peptidase II: protein MNWVIPIIIFFDQLTKKLSETFLLEKNIKIGFFQLTYVENTGIAFGLFKDMALFHGIFSTLIVIFLFILKEKYKEKYKFFTTSFDLGIAFIIGGALGNIFDRIRLGYVVDMIYWPNFSIFNVADIFVTFGGVILLYHFFKRSKYGKKNV, encoded by the coding sequence ATGAATTGGGTTATACCTATCATTATCTTTTTTGACCAACTAACTAAAAAACTTTCTGAAACGTTTCTTTTAGAAAAAAATATTAAAATCGGATTTTTCCAGTTGACTTACGTTGAAAACACAGGCATCGCTTTTGGACTTTTTAAAGATATGGCTTTGTTTCATGGTATCTTCTCTACACTAATAGTAATTTTTCTTTTTATCTTAAAAGAAAAATATAAAGAAAAATATAAGTTTTTTACTACGTCTTTTGACTTGGGTATCGCTTTTATTATAGGAGGAGCTTTAGGTAATATCTTTGATAGAATCAGGTTAGGATACGTTGTAGATATGATATATTGGCCAAACTTTTCTATATTCAACGTAGCTGATATATTCGTGACGTTTGGTGGTGTGATTTTATTATACCATTTTTTTAAAAGGAGCAAATATGGAAAAAAGAATGTATAA
- a CDS encoding O-acetylhomoserine aminocarboxypropyltransferase/cysteine synthase family protein — MEERNHNFDTLMVHAGFEKDPTTGANVVPIYQTSSYTFEDSAHALRLFNMEESGNIYTRIMNPTTDVLEKRVAALEGGVGALATSSGQAAEAIAVLNIMEEGDEILTASSLYGGTFTLFKNSLSKFGIKPNFFDIDDMDSLKNNINNRTKAVYVETIGNPELSVPDFEQISKIAHENGIPLIVDNTFATPYLCKPFEFGADIVIHSLTKYLNGHGNSIGGIIVDSGNFDWNNGKFSMLTEEDPAFHGISFYKRFGNSAYISKARSQWLRDLGASISPFNSFLILQGIETLSLRMERHSSNAMKIAEFLSEDSRVSWVNYPGLKNHKTHVNAVKYLKHGFGGMLSFGVKGGVEAGKRFIESLRIFSHVANVGDVRSLAVHPASTTHGQLSEEEQLASGVSPDMIRLSVGIEDIDDLIEDIDSALTKATKNY, encoded by the coding sequence ATGGAAGAAAGAAATCACAACTTTGATACTTTAATGGTTCATGCGGGTTTTGAAAAAGATCCAACCACCGGGGCTAACGTAGTACCAATTTACCAGACTTCATCTTATACCTTTGAAGATTCAGCTCATGCCCTTAGGCTCTTCAACATGGAAGAATCCGGGAATATATATACACGTATAATGAACCCGACAACCGATGTGTTGGAGAAAAGAGTTGCTGCTTTGGAAGGTGGTGTGGGTGCTTTAGCCACTTCTTCAGGGCAAGCTGCAGAAGCGATAGCGGTGTTAAACATTATGGAAGAAGGAGATGAAATACTTACAGCAAGCTCTTTGTATGGTGGAACTTTTACATTATTTAAAAATTCTTTGAGTAAATTTGGAATAAAGCCCAACTTCTTTGATATTGACGATATGGATAGCTTGAAAAATAATATAAATAATCGGACAAAGGCGGTTTATGTGGAAACTATCGGGAATCCCGAACTTTCTGTACCTGATTTTGAGCAGATTTCTAAGATAGCTCATGAGAATGGTATCCCTTTGATCGTAGATAACACCTTCGCTACACCTTACTTGTGCAAACCTTTCGAATTTGGCGCTGATATCGTTATTCACTCTTTAACCAAATATTTAAACGGGCACGGCAATTCAATTGGTGGAATTATTGTTGATAGTGGAAATTTCGACTGGAACAATGGTAAATTCAGTATGTTAACTGAAGAAGACCCTGCTTTTCATGGGATAAGCTTTTATAAAAGATTTGGCAACTCTGCCTATATCTCGAAAGCTCGTTCCCAATGGTTAAGAGATCTAGGGGCTTCAATAAGTCCTTTCAATTCTTTTTTGATATTGCAGGGCATTGAAACATTGAGTTTAAGAATGGAAAGGCATTCTTCAAACGCAATGAAAATTGCAGAATTCCTATCCGAAGATTCGAGGGTGAGCTGGGTAAATTATCCAGGATTGAAAAATCATAAAACTCATGTAAATGCAGTTAAATATCTAAAACATGGTTTTGGAGGCATGCTTTCCTTCGGAGTAAAAGGTGGAGTAGAAGCTGGGAAAAGATTTATCGAAAGTTTAAGAATATTTTCCCATGTTGCAAATGTTGGCGATGTTCGATCACTCGCCGTTCATCCTGCTAGTACCACTCACGGGCAGTTAAGTGAAGAAGAACAGTTGGCTTCTGGGGTAAGTCCTGATATGATTAGACTATCCGTTGGGATAGAAGACATAGATGATTTGATTGAGGATATTGATTCAGCTCTAACTAAAGCAACTAAGAATTATTAA